From candidate division WOR-3 bacterium:
CCGCATAATTCTTGATTGCGTTTATCAACTCAGCCACAGGTATTCCCTGGGGACAGTGTTCTGTACAGGCATGACAATGAGCACAGAACCATAAAAAAGGTGAGGAGAGCACCTGGTCCTTCATTCCGAGAAGCGTAAGACGGATGATCTTACGTGGATTGTATCGTTCATCAAAATACCTCACCGGACAACTTGCAGCACAGTCACTGCAGCCGAAACATTTGAGAATTTGCTTGCCGCCCTCTTGTTTTGCTATCTCCCATTTAAAAGTCGGGTCGGCGTTTTTCAAATTAATCATATTTCTCCTTTTAATTACCTCTGTTTAATAACAATTTCAAGGCTGAAATTCAGATGTGAGTAAACAGATATCCACCCCCCTGCGTCGAGAAACTCAGTTACCTTCATCGTCTGCTTCATCAATACTTTCTGTTTTTTGTCTTTTATTATAGCCAGGAATTCTGTCGTGTCAATAGCTCGATGAAAAGGATTATTTCGCTTCTATTATTGTTTTTGCGATATCTTCGGGTTCAACCCCCGGGGATTCTATCTTATTCTTTTCATAAGTTTCTTCGATTACTTTCTGGATGGTGTTTCGATCAAACTCCTTATTTTTCAGGACATTTTCGACTTCCTGGAGACTGTTTTTCGGAAAGAGGTTAAAGTCACCGGA
This genomic window contains:
- a CDS encoding 4Fe-4S dicluster domain-containing protein; translation: MINLKNADPTFKWEIAKQEGGKQILKCFGCSDCAASCPVRYFDERYNPRKIIRLTLLGMKDQVLSSPFLWFCAHCHACTEHCPQGIPVAELINAIKNYAVENGYCPEGYKIQVELLQKMGRLYEVEDFDLKKRQKIGLPPVDKTIPEVAKILEKTGILNKVGK